Proteins encoded by one window of Dendropsophus ebraccatus isolate aDenEbr1 chromosome 4, aDenEbr1.pat, whole genome shotgun sequence:
- the IRX5 gene encoding LOW QUALITY PROTEIN: iroquois-class homeodomain protein IRX-5 (The sequence of the model RefSeq protein was modified relative to this genomic sequence to represent the inferred CDS: inserted 2 bases in 1 codon) yields the protein MCLAMSYPQGYLYQPSASLALYSCPAYSTSVISGPRTDELGRSSSGSAFSPYAGSTAFTATSAGFNSPLQYSGDPAAAFTSYVGSPYDHSTGMAGSLGYHPYAAPLGSYPYGDPAYRKNATRDATATLKAWLNEHRKNPYPTKGEKIMLAIITKMTLTQVSTWFANARRRLKKENKMTWTPRNRSEDEEDEENIDLEKNDEDEPQKLEEKGETDGDAAGEPPGEGASLGQERLGGGRHPGPHGQNFCAKFSSNIMSGGTRRADCTQSSSSSSSPSSSPSSTPAAATTTTGSPTSPSSPPSPXPHPLDLAHRSTPATSNATSVIHSPPASTSKPKLWSLAEIATSSDKTKESSEVPLGPGATPAQPMAAATTTTSPPSRSPSAACHFPSNAVLSRPIYYSTPFYPGYTNYGSFGHLHGHHGPSTTPSANSNPHFNGLSQTVLNRAEALAKECKLRSQAQVELSKESAYEMKKGMSGL from the exons ATGTGTCTGGCCATGTCCTATCCTCAGGGCTACTTGTATCAACCATCTGCTTCATTGGCTCTGTACTCCTGCCCTGCATACAGCACCAGTGTCATCTCTGGACCCAGGACAGATGAGTTGGGAAGGTCTTCTTCTGGCTCAGCCTTCTCACCTTATGCTGGATCTACAGCCTTTACAGCTACGTCTGCTGGCTTCAACTCCCCCCTACAGTACAGTGGAGACCCAGCTGCTGCCTTCACTTCTTATGTG GGTTCTCCATATGACCACAGCACGGGCATGGCCGGTTCTTTAGGGTACCATCCATATGCTGCTCCTCTGGGATCTTATCCTTATGGTGATCCAGCCTACAGGAAGAACGCTACCAGGGACGCCACCGCCACTTTAAAGGCCTGGCTGAACGAGCACAGGAAGAACCCCTACCCCACCAAGGGGGAGAAGATCATGCTGGCCATCATCACCAAGATGACCCTCACCCAAGTCTCCACCTGGTTTGCCAATGCCCGGAGGAGGCTTAAAAAGGAGAATAAAATGACCTGGACCCCCAGAAATAGGAGCGAAGATGAGGAGGACGAAGAGAACATCGATCTGGAGAAAAATGATGAAGATGAGCCCCAGAAgctggaggagaagggggagacggaCGGAGACGCAG CAGGAGAACCTCCAGGGGAAGGAGCTTCTCTCGGTCAGGAGCGACTCGGAGGTGGAAGACACCCAGGACCTCATGGCCAAAACTTCTGCGCCAAATTCTCCTCCAACATTATGTCAGGCGGCACAAGAAGAGCAGACTGTACccaatcatcttcatcatcatcatcaccatcctcatcaccatcatcaacaccagcagcagcaacaacaacaacaggcaGCCCAACAtctccatcatcaccaccatcacc accGCACCCACTAGACCTGGCACATAGGAGTACCCCAGCCACCAGCAATGCCACCTCAGTCATTCACTCGCCACCAGCCTCCACTTCTAAGCCCAAACTATGGTCCTTGGCGGAAATCGCCACATCCTCGGACAAGACTAAAGAAAGCAGTGAGGTTCCTCTAGGGCCAGGAGCCACCCCCGCCCAGCCCAtggctgctgctactactactacttctcctCCCTCCAGATCCCCCTCAGCTGCTTGTCACTTCCCCAGCAATGCAGTCCTATCCCGACCCATCTACTACAGCACCCCCTTCTATCCTGGCTACACGAACTACGGCTCTTTTGGCCACCTCCACGGCCACCATGGACCCAGCACGACCCCCTCAGCTAACAGCAACCCCCACTTCAATGGATTAAGCCAGACTGTCCTAAACAGAGCCGAGGCTTTGGCCAAAGAGTGCAAACTGAGGAGCCAGGCTCAAGTAGAGCTGAGCAAAGAGTCGGCCTATGAAATGAAGAAAGGCATGTCTGGCCTCTAA